CTGAACAATGGCGTcttgaatgtgtgtgttcagtcaGGTGTGTCTGCTGCTGAAGCGAGGAGCCAATCAGTACGCAGCAGACGAGAGAGGACACGACCCGTTGGCCATCGCCGTGGAGACCGCCAACGCCGACATCGTCACTCTGTGAGTGTCCGTCAAACGTccgcatgacatcatcactttgaTCATAACCActttgtgtttcagtttgagaatgGCCCGAATGAACGAAGAGATGAAAGACTCAGAGGGACTGGGAGCCACAGGTGAGTCCAGACCAGGAACTAGAGTGGGAACTAGACCGGGAACTAGGCCGGGAACTAGACCGGGAACTAGACCGGGAACTAGACCGGGAACTAGACCGGGAACTAGACCGGGAACTAGACCGGGAACTAGACCGGGAACTAGACCGGGATCTAGACCGGGAACAAGACCGGGATCTAGACCGGGAACTAGACCgagaactagaccaggatttaCAACGGGAACTAGACCGGGAACTAGACCGGGAACTAGACCGGGAACTAGACCGGGAACTAGACCGGGAACTAGACCGGGAACAAGACCGGGAACTAGACCGGGAACTAGACCGGGAACTAGACCGGGATCTAGACCGGGAACTAGACCgagaactagaccaggatttaCAACGGGAACTAGACCGGGAACTAGACCGGGAACTAGACCGGGAACTAGACCGGGAACAAGACCGGGAACTAGACCGGGAACTAGACCGGGAACTAGACCGGGATCTAGACCGGGAACTAGACCGGGAACTAGACCGGGAACTAGACCGGGAACTAGACCAGATCTGAGAAGGGTCCAGCTTGGTCCTGACCAGGATCCTGATCCTGACTGAAGATTCAGCTCGTTTCagtctcacatgtttaacacacaaactgcagatttaggctgagttctgaaaacactctgttccaccttgtgatgtcatcatgtggcgatacaggaagtgctccactgtgtttttaaactccacacaccttcatttatagaatcatctggatcatttcagtcctggagttgtctcttatctcgactgaactaaaggtaaaaggaggagttaacatgaaaactaccacttgatgacatcacaaagtggaacagagcgttctgagctttggagatgtaacagactaataataaagtgtttttatctcGTCTTATTCTCTCAGATTTctcaacaaaaatatttcaatagATTTAGTTAATATCATGAGTgtaacatttgaataataataatttggatgtttttgttcaGGCGACGATGAAACGTTCCAGGACATTTTCCGAGATTTCAGTGACATGGCGTCGCACCAGCCGGACAAACTGAGCCGACGCACGTTCAGCCGCGACGCAGAGGACGACCAGGAGTAGACTGAGAATGAACGCAGAGGAGACGCAGAGGAAGATAAAAGTCCTGCTCGTCGTCCCCAGTCAAGTCCTCGTTTTCTGAcctcgacctctgacctctgacctctgacctgcgTAATCTCTTCTTCTGCGCGTGACGGGTCGACCTGATCCGTGTCTTGAGTTTGTACTTCTGTAAACGGGGACGGAGGAGGATCAGCCGTGACAAAGACTGTGGTAAAAGTACGAGCGGGCGCCGCCTCTGGACCATCGACTGTtgacgtagctaacccgctagccgccgcgctacaaacaggaagtgatcatgagtgcacttcctgctccatcgactccacctctttgctcttaaatgttcgtattaaccctcgacatgatcctggggtttttatttcactcttgtgtctgtaaaatcaagatctgaacattaaaaacagacgaatcaggcgtcttctctggttgctatgacactcgtggtcatgactctgctctaaattcgccgctacgcccgctccggcctcgatgagcttcatttggaggtGACGCCGCGGGGGACGTCTCGCTCAGTCAGgcctttacacagtctgtggtctggtcccaggtccaaaccaggactcaacatTTCAACAGGGACTAAATGTAAACTGAGTCAATCTAAAaaggaaatgtattttatgaatattttacgtcaactgaactaaaagggACAGTTAtatgtgtctttatgtgtctttatatgtgtctttatgtgtctttatatgtgtctttatgtgtcTTTATGAGTCTTTATGAGTCTTTATGTGTGTCtttatgtgtctttatgtgtttatatgtgtctttatgtgtctttttgtgtctttatgtctttatatgtgtctttatgtgtctttatgtgtctttatatgtctttatgtgtctttatgtgtctttatgtgtcTTTATATGTCTGTATGTCTCtttatgtgtctttatgtgtctttatatgtctttatgtgtctttatgtgtctttatgtgtGTCTTTATGTGTCTTTATATGTCTGTATGTCTCtttatgtgtctttatgtgtctttatgtgtctttatgtgtgtctttatgtgtctttatgtgtttatatgtgtctttatgtgtctttttgtgtctttatgtctttatatgtgtctttatgtgtctttatgtgtctttatgtgtctttatgtgtctttatgtgtctttatgtgtctttatatgtctgtatatgtctgtatgtctctttatgtgtctttatgtgtctttatgtgtttatatgtgtctttatgtgtctttatgtgtctttatgtgtttatatgtgtctTTATATGTCTTTATGTGTCTTTTTGTGTCTTTATGTCTTTATATGTGTCTTTATATGTCTGTATGTCTCtttatgtgtctttatgtgtctttatgtgtttatatgtgtctttatgtgtcTTTTTGTGTCTTTATGTCTTTATGTGTGTCTTTATATGAGTCtttatgtgtctttatgtgtctttatatgtgtctttatgtgtctttatatgtgtctttatgtgtcTTTATGTCTTTATGTGTGTCTTTATATGAGTCtttatgtgtctttatgtgtcTTTATATGAGTCTTTAtatgtgtctttatgtgtcTTTATATGTCTGTATGTCTCTTTATGTGTCTTTATATGTCTTTATGTGTCTTTAtatgtgtctttatgtgtcTTTATATGTCTGTATGTCTCTTTATGTGTCTTTATATGTCTGTATGTCTCTTTATGTGTCTTTATATGTGTCTTTATGTCTTTATGTATTTACTGTTACAGGGAGAAGCCACTTTGGTCTGAATATCTTTTGTGACAATTGGTCCAATCATTTCAGAATACTTCAGAGCcttaaacagagagaacagtggAGTGTGACAAAGATGGAGGCTGGATTCTACCCGACAACCTTCTCTGGATTCAGACGAGCTCAAATCAACATTAGCTCCATGAATCCAGATAGACTTTTGTAAAGAAACGTAATGGACCAGAGCTGTTACAGATTTAGTAaatataatgtgtgtttttcagaggAGGgtcacatgtgaatgaaacacaactccagtgtgtttgtataacagggttcaaaggtcacaggacgaggacctttaaaatataatCCCACACTGTAAATAAACCCACTACCTCTAAACGGTCGTTATGTTTACACTGAAACgtgacaaaatgacaaaaccatTTCACAAAGATAAACCCCAAACCCAAACCCTGACCTAAACCGCTTTAACCATGTAGCTGTCCTgcaaacagcgccccctcttgGCTCGTCTAGTCAGGCCTGAGTCTGAGAACATGGAGCTGTTTTTAATGAATttacatcatttattttcatgtctAAACGACTGTCATTCACAGGTGGAATATATTCTAAAGGCTCCTGTAAAACTGTCTGAGGCCGAGGCCACGCGTCTGAGGCCGAGTGTCTGTGTCTGAACATTTAGAACAATTCCATGTTTGAAAAGAAGAAGCTTTAGTGCAGCACAAATGTCTGTAGTAAATGTCTCGTGTTGTGGTTCATTAAAAtattatagaaataaaaatacaacaaactgtagtaaacacatttatttagttcCATTCTGATGCAAACACAACCTTTTACCTGTTTCCCTGACAATCTGAGGGAGGAGGCGTCTGGGGAGTGGGACGGGGTGTCTGGGGAGAGGAGGCCtgtggggagaggaggaggcgtgtggggagaggaggaggcgtgTGGGGAGAGTGAATCAtcagtttttctgtttattgTGCCGTTTCAACAGAAACTCTTTTGACTTTGTCACATTTTGGTCAGACACATTCACGTGCGTCTCCTTAAACTCTAAACCTGCTCCATTATCCCCTgatcacagaggaggaggtgatcgAGGAGAGGGAGGTAAACACAGAGCTCGAGCACAGTGCCGCCTGTGGCCTGAGGGAGGCGCTACACTCAGATCTCAGTGTCCCAGGTGCGTGCTCCTGCAGGGGGCACCGTGGCCCCGTATGGAGGGGGCCTCCTCACGGTCCGGCTCCTGATCTCACGACACAAAACTCGCTTTCGCTCCATCGTATCTCGCATCAGCACGTCTCCCGAGGCCGGCCACACCCCCTCACCGCCGCCGGGGGCCCCGAAGCCGGGGGCCACACACACTGGAAGGCCCCCGAAGAACCAGGACGCCTGTGGAAACAAAAGTCTGCAGCATCACGTCAACAAGTCCTGAGCTGGAATCAGACAAGTCTGACTCAAGAAATCCagaaacatgtgtgtgtgtgtgtgggggtgtgtttgtgtgtcggggcgtgtgtgtgtttgtgtgtgtctctgtgtgtgtctctgtgtctgtgtgtgtctgtgtgtgtctctgtgtgtgtttgtgtgtctctgtgtgtgtctctgtgtgtgtctctgtgtgtgtctctgtgtctctgtgtgtgtctctgtgtgtgtctctgtgtgtgtctctgtgtcggggtgtgtgtgtttgtgtgtgtctctgtgtgtgtgtgtctctgtgtgtctctgtgtgtgtttgtgtgtgtctctgtgtgtgtgtttgtgtgtgtctctgtgtgtctctgtgtgtgtttgtgtgtgtctctgtgtgtgtgtctgtgtgtgtctctgtgtgtgtgtttgtgtgtgtctctgtgtgtctctgtgtgtctgtgtgtgtctctgtgtgtgtctctgtgtgtgtctgtgtgtcggggtgtgtgtgtttgtgtgtgtctctgtgtgtgtgtgtctctctgtgtgtctctgtgtgtgtttgtgtgtgtctctgtgtgtgtgtgtgtttgtgtgtgtctgtgtgtctctgtgtgtgtttgtgtgtgtctctgtgtgtgtgtttgtgtgtgtctctgtgtgtgtgtttgtgtgtctctgtgtgtgtctctgtgtgtgtctctgtgtgtgtctctgtgtgtgtctctgtgtgtctctgtgtgtgtctctgtgtgtctctgtgtgtgtctctgtgtgtgtctctgtgttgttcTTGTGGATCTTTGGAGTCAGATGTTAGAATAAACTCTTTGTTGTGCTCGTGGTGTGGCACAGTGCTGTTGTGTTGTCctaatttattgtattgttgagttgttgttttgtattgttgagttgttgttgttttgttctgttgtgttgtttttgttgtgacaACAGGAGATCTGAgacatattacaccatttttatAGACTTGATATATTTAttaatgaagaagaaaaagacgATTGTGGATTTTAATGATGTTAGTCTGGAGTTAGCCTGAGTTTGTTTAGCACAGCGGGGTTAGCCTGAGTTTGTTTAGCACAGCGGGGTTAGCCTGAGTTTGTTTAGCACAGCGGGGTTAGCCTGAGTTTGTTTAGCACAGCGGGGTTAGCCTGAGTTTGTTTAGCACAGCGGGGTTAGCCTGAGTTTACCTGGACACAGTCTGGGCTATGTGCTTATGTCAGGTTAGTCTGGCTCTCTCAAATGACTGTACATGGAGCCCGGGTGAGGGTCAGAGACTGTGttacaaacagaaagtgaacaTAGGCACAGTTCGGCTCctttgactccaattcactttctattgaaaatccatgtcccctctctctgtcctctctctgtcctctctgtcctctctgtcccctctgtcctctctctgtcctctctgtcctctctgtcctctctctgtctcttcagactcattctggtcttaaatgttcgtattaaccctctacatgatcctggggtttttatttcactattgtgtctgtaaatcaagatatgaacattaataattgaCCAATGAGGTGCCCTCTTGTACCAAGTCGCTCCCTAACCCTGGCTgctcattggctctttggttgctatgatacatgtGGTTCTAACACACATGTAACGTGTGGTTGAAATTTGACATAAATCACCTGTGAAAAGCGACGTCTGCACACGGCCCAGACTCAGGACCTCAGACCTCAGGGTTTAGACTGCGCTACTGTTAGCACTGTTAGCTCTATGTTTAGCCGCAGGGTTAGTTCTATGGTTAGCTCTGTGGTTAGCTTTAGGGTTAGCTCTATGGTTAGCTCTGTGGTTAGCTTTAGGGTTAGCTCTATGGTTAGCTCTATGGTTAGCTCTGTGGTTAGCTCTATGGTTAGCTCTATGGTTAGCTCTGTGGTTAGCTTTAGGGTTAGCTCTATGGTTGCTTTAGGGTTAGCTCTATGGTTAGCTTTGGGGTTAGAGGTTAGTGTTAACTTTCTAAAATATGAGTTAGTTTAGTTACATATTTGAACACATTCAAATCACCAAAACATTTAGGGAAAAGGAGTCGGTCTGGTCCAGTCATTGCTCCAGGATCCGGTTCAGACCCGAGCTCTGTTTGGGACACAGGACAGTGGTCAGGTGAGTGAGGCCGGGTCAACacaggtcaaagttcaacatcGGCAGCTCTGTAAGTTTAGCAGTGGGGTCAGTTTGGACCAGATTTAAACACGTCCTGACGGGATTTGTTTGGTTGTTGCTCGAAGACAGTTGGacatttattatcatcatcattattattattattattattattattattattattattattattataaacatacAAATCTTTTATGattctgctttgttttgttttcttttgagaTGACACACTGAAGGCAGAGGGGGAGGGCAGAGGGTGGGGGTGGAGGGTGCATGCAGAGGGTGGGGGTGAGGGTGGAGATTGAGGGCAGAGGGTGGGGGTGAGGGTGCGTGCTGAGGGTGGGGGCAGAGGGTGGAGGGTGCATGCAGAGGGTGGGGGTGAGGGTGGAGGGTGCGGGCAGAGGGTGGGGGTGAGGGTGTGGGCAGAGGGTGGAGGGTGCATGCAGAGGGTGTGGGCAGAGGGTGGGGGGTGCATGCAGAGGGTGGGGGTGAGGGTGGAGGGTGCGGGCGTACCTGGGCGTGCACAGATGGCTCCTGGATTTGGACCTGGGTTGGTCTCGTGGAGCCGGACTCTGGTCCTGAGGGAAACACAGGAATGAGACgtcgtgctaatgctaacatgctaatgctaacatgctaacctgATGCGTTACCTCTGAGCCTTTGGGTCATGTGACCTCCGTGGGCCATTACTGCTGACATCATGATGACATCATAGGGAGGCGGGCGCTTCACTGGTGAGGGACACGCTGATTGGCTACGCCGGTAGCTCTGAGGAATCGGGGAGGGGCCTGAGCGGGAGGTCAGAGGTGGAGCCGACGCACGGCCAGAACTCGTCACTGTAAAGTCCAAGTCCTGGTCTAAGTCCCTGTCCAAGTCCTGGTCCAAGACTCGCTCCAGACTCTCCAGGCTACGCTCTCGTCTCTGCTCGATCCGGATGCCCTTCCGTGGGTCTCGGAGGTCCCGTTTGTCCCTGTGGTCTCGTCCAGTGGGGTCCCGGCGCAGACTGTAGTActgtctctggtccggtctcaggtCGGGTTCAGAGTCCAGTCTCCGGTCTCTGAAGTCCGCTCTGGTCCTGGGGTCTCGGCGGTGGCCTCTCTCTGGGTGGATTTGGTCCACACTCTGGCTCCACTCGGACCTGCGGTCGGGCTTGAACAGGCCGCGCTCCTGATCCTGGACCGGGTCTGAGGTTCTGCGAACGCGAACGTCGGCTTTGGCTCCAGGGTTCTTCTGAGTTTTTGGCCTTAAATCCTGATGAAAGAACTGTCCCAGTGCAGTTTCGAGCGGCGTGAGTGGGGACTCGTcagagctctgtggagaggtccGGTCCAGAGCCTGGTTCTGGGGGAGGGTGAGCAGCGGCGCTTTGTGGCTCAGGAGGTTGGGGAACGGCGTTGGGACTTTCTGCATTTTCGGGCTGGACTCTGAGGCAAAGGTCATCTCCTCATAGACCCCCTCGTCCTGGTCCAGGTTCTGATTTGGGCCCATTTCAATATAGACTGGCTCCTCCTCGCTAGCTGCGTCTGATTGGTCCAGAGGCTTCCTGTCGCTGTGGTTGCGGCTCAGTGATTGGTCGAGGCAGGAGCTCAGCTGAGTGCAGGGGTTTCTCCGAGGTTTTGGAGGAGGCAGCTTCTCCCCGATCAgacctggaaaaaaacaacaacgatgAGATTAAACCAGAACCGAGAACCAAGAgccaagaataaaccagaaccGAGATCCactctgtgacctctgtgaccctgtgacctctgtgaccctgtgacctctgtgacccctATGTCTAACCCCATTATCTACTGCATTGAGGGTGGAGGGCAATAGGTAGCTAAAAACGAGATCAGGCTGAACCCCCAGGCCCCTCGtcctccccagacacctccctctcctcctccctcctccctcctcctcctccctcctcctccctcctccctcctcctcctcctccctcctgctccctcttcctctcctctatcAGCCTCCCCTCTCTTGCCTTCTGTGAGTCCCTCTGTTTCGGAGCTGCTCAGTTTTGTTGCTGGGTCTCGCCGGGGTTTGGGCGGCGGTTGTTTCCTCAGGCTCTGATTCGTCGGGTCGTCCATGTCCCACTGGCTCTGACTGGCTGGGTCATCTGCGTCCCAGTGGTTCTGATCCGGTTCATCCTGGACCGAGTGAAGTGACTGTGAGCGAACGCTGAAGCCCAGAGAAGGAGCTCGGTCCTGGGGAAAGGGCATGGTCATGAAGCCCAGCCTGGAGAAGCACAGCACAGGGTTACACAGGACAAAGTTTGAATGTCTGCTctcaaggctaatgctaatgctaaggctaGGCTAGTTAACCTGcaagccgccatgttccaaacaggaagtgatcatggccacCTTCTTTCCCCTGGGTCGCTCCCACTAACGTTAcccacaggtttgattgacagcgttgctacgtGCTCCTCTGCTCATTGGCCCTGCTGCCGTCTGCACCTGTCCTGTCTTTTGGTACCTGTGTATTTGGTCCTGCCGTCTGCGTTCCTGGAGGAGGATCTTGTTCTTCTGGACACGGATGCGGTCGCTCTCTCTGGAGATGTCGGAGGCATTCTGAATCACCAGGTCATCGTACGTCCTGAGTCCCAGGTCCTCCACGTACCTCAGGAAGTCCACCAAGACGGAACAAGAGCGGGCGTCCATCTGGGCTCCTGCTAGAAGAGGagacacgtcacacacacacctgtacacacacacacacacccctacacacctgTACACCTCACCTTtatggacatgtgtgtgtggacatgtgtgtgtgtggacatgtgtgtggACATGTATGTGGACATGTATGTGGAcatgtgtgtggacgtgtgtgtggacatgagtgtggacatgtgtgtggacatgtgtgtgtggacatgtaTGTGGACATGTGTGTTGACAGGTGTatgtggacatgtgtgtgtggacatgtgtggacatgtgtgtggacatgtgtgtgtggacatgtgtggacatgtgtgtggacgtgtgtggacatgtgtgtgtgtggacatgtgtgtggacatgagtgtggacatgtgtgtggacgtgtgttgacatgtgtgtgtggacgtgtgtggacatgtgtgtggacatgtgtgtgtggacatgtgtggaCATTTATGTGGACATGTGTATGGAcatgtgtgtggacatgtgtgtggacatgtgtgtgtggacatgtgtggaCATTTATGTGGAcatgtgtgtggacatgtgtgtgtggacatgtgtgtggacatgtgtgtggacatgtgtgtggACATGTCTCACCTGAGACAGGTCCAGATCAGCTCATGTCTTTGCTCAGTTCCTGTGAAGagacaaaaacaggaaatactTGAATATAAAATGCAGCTGGTGTTTCGTTGGACACAAAATGTCTCCTGTGTTTGTCCAAAGTGTGACGCCTCACTCTTCCTTCACTCACATGTTTAGTGTCCTCACGTGCATCCTTGTCTCCTTGCTTCCTTGTCCATGTCCTGATGatgtctcctcctctgaggACACGGAACACGGTTTATAACCACAGAAATATAAATGAATGTGTCCCCGTTTGGTCCTTGTCCCTGCGATGTCTCCTCTGCGATGTCTCCTCTGCGATGTCTCCTCTGCTGTGTCCTTTGGGTGCGTCCTCCCTtatctcctgtctctccctgcttccttgtctcctttcctcctctcccggCTGCGTCCGAATATCTCCTCGTCGTTTCCTTGTTTGTTTCCTTCAGGTTGCGGCAGGTGTCTCAGTCTCTTCCTTGTGTCCTCGCTGCTCGTGTCATGCCtgtcctcttcatctcctcgtctctttgtctcttcgtctccttgtctcctcgtctcctcgtctcctcgtcccctcgtctcctcgtcgGTTTATTTGCTGCTTGGTCCTCGTTCGCTCCGGTCCCGGTGTGAATCGGTGTAAATCTGGATGAAGGCTGTTTCCACGGTAACATGACATCATCGCCCAAGGCCCCTCCTCTttagagggaggagggggaggggtgatgTCATCAGCTCCCTGCActgcatccctctctccctcctcattctgcctcctcttctcttcctcctcctctcccacttccccttctcctctccctctcccccacctcttctttctccctcctctctctctctctctctctctctcccttggcttctcttctctctttccctcctcttctcttctctctctccctcctcctctctcccacactctccctctcctctgtctttccctttctctgtcttcctccctctcttcctctctttccctccctcttcctccctctcttcctccctctcttcctccctctctccctcttcctccctctctccctctctccctcttcctccctctcttcctccctctctccctcttcctccctctctccctctcttcctctgacaGTGTGATCATGAGCTGATGCTGCAGGCCTCAGTGACTaaagcaaaaacacagaaatggtacatgtccctgtgtgtcagatgccctcccatcctcctgtatctgtgtgtcagatgccctcccagatgttgtgtcgtgtcagatgccctcccagatgttgtgttgtgtcagatgccctcccagatgttgtgttgtgtcagatgccctcccagatggtCCTGGGTGAGACTCGTAGGCGCCGCAGACAAACCTCTGATCCCATTAAAGACTCTGATCCAGGATAATCCAGTTTGACCCGGATCAGTGCTAATCTAATCCACCAACTCTCACAACCATTAGACCCAcagccaggaccaggactggacctggactggacctggactggacccgAACTGGACccggaccggaccaggactggaccaggactggacccggAGTGGACCCAGAGTGGACCCGGACTGGACCCGGGCTGGACCCGGAGTGGACTAGGGTcaagcctaataataataataataataataataataataataataataataataataataataataatataacaatataacaatataataataataataataatataataataataataataataataataatataataataataataataataataataataataataacagcccTGAGCTCACAGATTAAATGCTTGTATTTTTAATCAGTTGAAATGTGGAGATAAAACACTTCCTGTTGACACTTGAGGTGACAGTTTCTCTGTCGTCGTCTCTTGTGCTGCAGGTTCCTCCTGATTCCTCTTTGGGGGTTTCATGTTTCAGTAAAACTtcactgaaacatcagactgtaAACCTGAAGTGTTTCTTCTGTGCGACTCCATTGAAAGAGTGTGTGCGTCCACACACAGccccctgtccactgtctgacctctaacccctgacccctgacccacagccccctgtccactgtctgacctctAACCCCTGACCCACAGccccctgtccactgtctgacctctAACCCCTGACCCACAGccccctgtccactgtctgacctctaacccctgacccctgacccacagccccctgtccactgtctgacctgtCAGGATATGTTGACCCTCACACacagtctgtttgtgtgtgtgtgtgtttcagcctctgcttcagtctgtgtgtgtgtgtgtgtgtgtgtgtttcagcctctgcttcagtctgtgtgtgtgtgtgtgtttcagccTCTGCTTCAGTCTGTTTGGTTTAATCGGGTCTGATCCAgtaacaacataaacacacgACTCACAGCAGCTTCAATATTTCAGAGCATCACATGGTCAGAGCCACGTGAGGTTACACGCTCCACTGaccacacacacgctcacacacacacacacgctcacacacacacacacgctcacacacacacacacgctcacacacacacacacacacacaccaacacgctcacacacacacacgctcacacacacacacacacacacccacgctcacacacacacacaccccaacacgctcacacacacacacacccacgctcacacacccacacacaccaacacgctcacacacgctcactcacacacacacactcgctcGTGGGAGGGGACAGATGAGGAAA
This Periophthalmus magnuspinnatus isolate fPerMag1 chromosome 13, fPerMag1.2.pri, whole genome shotgun sequence DNA region includes the following protein-coding sequences:
- the LOC117379923 gene encoding uncharacterized protein LOC117379923 is translated as MDARSCSVLVDFLRYVEDLGLRTYDDLVIQNASDISRESDRIRVQKNKILLQERRRQDQIHRLGFMTMPFPQDRAPSLGFSVRSQSLHSVQDEPDQNHWDADDPASQSQWDMDDPTNQSLRKQPPPKPRRDPATKLSSSETEGLTEGLIGEKLPPPKPRRNPCTQLSSCLDQSLSRNHSDRKPLDQSDAASEEEPVYIEMGPNQNLDQDEGVYEEMTFASESSPKMQKVPTPFPNLLSHKAPLLTLPQNQALDRTSPQSSDESPLTPLETALGQFFHQDLRPKTQKNPGAKADVRVRRTSDPVQDQERGLFKPDRRSEWSQSVDQIHPERGHRRDPRTRADFRDRRLDSEPDLRPDQRQYYSLRRDPTGRDHRDKRDLRDPRKGIRIEQRRERSLESLERVLDQDLDRDLDQDLDFTVTSSGRASAPPLTSRSGPSPIPQSYRRSQSACPSPVKRPPPYDVIMMSAVMAHGGHMTQRLRGPESGSTRPTQVQIQEPSVHAQVRPHPPPSPPPSACTPHPLPTPSACTLHPLPTPSPPPSARTLHPHPHPLHAPSTLCPHPQHAPSPPPSALNLHPHPHPLHAPSTPTLCPPPLPSASWFFGGLPVCVAPGFGAPGGGEGVWPASGDVLMRDTMERKRVLCREIRSRTVRRPPPYGATVPPAGARTWDTEI